Genomic window (Candidatus Neomarinimicrobiota bacterium):
CCGGGTCGCTTTGGGGAAAAGCCAAACCCTGAATCAGAAAAACAGTTATAATAAAATAGGTGAATTTTGAAAGTGGTTTTATTTTCATGCTTCCTGCTCTTGTTTTTTATTCATGAGAGAAATGATATCCAGCTTGGACTGCAGCTCTTCACTGAACTGATTGATGTTCTTTTGTTCAAATATTTTTGAGATTTCTGTTTTAGCCTTACCCCAATCATGGTGAACGGGACACGGACTTTCATCTGAACAAAATGGAAATCCAATAATACATCCTTCTAAAAATCCGTCGCCATCAATAATCCGTATAATATGATCTAATGTGATTTTGCTCCCGTTCTGATTGATGACAAATCCACCGTTGATACCTTTATGAGAAAGTATT
Coding sequences:
- a CDS encoding Rrf2 family transcriptional regulator, giving the protein MSNILSKSSQYAIQAVMYLAGQPKNSPVFQRDIASALDIPNHFLGKVLQILVKHDLILSHKGINGGFVINQNGSKITLDHIIRIIDGDGFLEGCIIGFPFCSDESPCPVHHDWGKAKTEISKIFEQKNINQFSEELQSKLDIISLMNKKQEQEA